A window of the Hordeum vulgare subsp. vulgare chromosome 5H, MorexV3_pseudomolecules_assembly, whole genome shotgun sequence genome harbors these coding sequences:
- the LOC123452618 gene encoding 25.3 kDa vesicle transport protein, with amino-acid sequence MVKLTMIARVTDGLPLAEGLDDGRDQKDSDFYKQQAKLLFKNLSKGQHEASRMSIETGSYFFHYIIEGRVCYLTMCDRSYPKKLAFQYLEDLKNEFERVNGSQIETAARPYAFIKFDTYIQKTKKLYLDTRTQRNIAKLNDELYEVHQIMTRNVQEVLGVGEKLDQVSEMSSRLTSDTRIYADKAKDLNRQAFIRKYAPVAIVIGVVIILFWAKNKIW; translated from the exons ATGGTGAAGCTGACAATGATAGCGCGTGTCACTGATGGCCTTCCGCTGGCAGAAGGGCTCGATGATGGGCGGGATCAGAAGGACTCTGATTTCTACAAGCAGCAAGCTAAACTTCTTTTCAAGAACTTGTCAAAGGGGCAACATGAAGCCTCACGGATGTCAATTGAGACCGGATCATACTTTTTCCA TTACATCATAGAAGGCCGAGTATGTTATCTAACAATGTGTGACCGTTCTTATCCAAAGAAACTTGCATTCCAGTACTTGGAAGATCTGAAAAATGAATTTGAGAGAGTCAATGGGAGTCAAATTGAAACTGCTGCAAGGCCTTACGCTTTTATTAAATTTG ATACATACATACAGAAGACTAAGAAACTGTATTTGGATACCAGAACCCAGAGGAACATTGCGAAATTGAACGATGAGCTCTATGAGGTGCATCAAATCATGACTCGCAATGTTCAAGAAGTTCTTGGTGTCGGTGAAAAGCTTGATC AGGTTAGTGAAATGTCAAGTAGGTTGACATCTGACACGAGAATCTATGCTGATAAGGCAAAGGATCTCAATCGCCAG GCCTTCATTCGGAAGTATGCCCCCGTTGCCATCGTGATCGGGGTTGTAATAATACTGTTCTGGGCCAAGAACAAGATATGGTGA